In Aspergillus flavus chromosome 3, complete sequence, one genomic interval encodes:
- a CDS encoding putative sterol carrier protein (non-specific lipid-transfer protein), translated as MGKKAASPAYVLGVGMTKFIKPRGKVDYHELGFEAGVKAMLDAHINYDDVEQGIACYVYGDSTCGQRVFYQFGLTQIPIYNVNNNCSTGSTGLAMARTMVSHGAADCVLVVGFEKMSPGSLQSVFNDRENPTGLFGMMMAETRGITNAPGAAQMFGNAGREYMEKYGAKNEDFAEIGRINHEHSKRNPYSQFQTEYTLEQVLKAPMIHEPLTKLQCCPTSDGAAAAVIVSQEFLDARPHLKDQAILIAGQQLATDNSTLYNRSSIDLMGFGMARNACRAAAKEAGVNVKDIKVCELHDCFSANEMITIDALELCEPGKAHEMVRRGDITYGGKMVINPSGGLISKGHPLGATGIAQCAELVWHLRGWANNRLIDGTDAALQHNLGLGGAVVVTVYKRADGKVATLVPSDAVGKINGLGYNPAVEAKGFTAEQAKTVLSKNHSSEWALSDTQDRVLARF; from the exons ATGGGCAAAAAAGCAGCATCTCCCGCCTATGTCCTAGGTGTGGGAATGACCAAGTTCATCAAACCCCGGGGCAAGGTTGACTATCATGAGCTTGGTTTTGAGGCTGGTGTCAAGGCCATGCTGGACGCCCACATCAATTACGACGATGTTGAGCAAGGGATTGCGTGCTACGTCTATGGTGACAGCACCTGCGGCCAGCGTGTGTTTTATCAGTTCGGTCTGACACAGATTCCCATTTACAATGTGAACAACAACTGTTCAACGGGCTCCACTGGCTTGGCGATGGCTCGTACGATGGTTTCTCACGGAGCCGCCGACTGTGTTCTCGTTGTCGGCTTCGAGAAGATGAGTCCTGGAAGCCTTCAGTCGGTTTTCAATGACCGAGAAAACCCCACAGGCTTGTTTGGAATGATGATGGCCGAGACCAGGGGAATCACGAACGCCCCAGGAGCAGCTCAAATGTTTGGCAACGCTGGTCGGGAGTACATGGAAAA GTATGGAGCGAAGAACGAAGACTTCGCCGAGATAGGCCGTATCAACCATGAGCATTCCAAGCGCAACCCATACTCGCAGTTTCAGACCGAATACACCCTTGAGCAGGTTCTCAAGGCGCCCATGATTCACGAGCCACTCACCAAGCTTCAGTGCTGCCCGACATCGGATGGTGCTGCTGCCGCTGTTATCGTTTCCCAAGAATTCCTGGATGCTCGGCCGCATCTCAAGGACCAGGCGATCTTGATTGCAGGCCAGCAACTGGCCACCGACAATAGCACCCTATACAACCGAAGCTCAATTGACTTGATGGGTTTCGGAATGGCCCGTAATGCTTGCCGAGCGGCTGCTAAGGAGGCCGGCGTGAATGtaaaggatatcaaggtGTGCGAGTTGCACGACTGCTTTTCCGCCAATGAGATGATAACGATCGACGCACTGGAGCTGTGCGAGCCCGGTAAGGCGCACGAGATGGTTCGTCGGGGCGACATTACTTATGGGGGGAAGATGGTTATCAATCCATCGGGAGGCCTCATTTCAAAGGGCCATCCACTGGGCGCGACGGGCATCGCGCAGTGCGCGGAACTGGTGTGGCACCTGCGTGGCTGGGCAAACAACCGGTTGATTGATGGAACGGATGCCGCCCTGCAACACAACCTGGGTCTGGGAGGTGCGGTCGTAGTGACTGTCTACAAGCGAGCGGATGGCAAAGTTGCGACGCTCGTGCCGTCGGACGCTGTTGGAAAGATCAACGGTCTTGGCTACAACCCAGCTGTTGAAGCCAAGGGCTTCACAGCTGAACAGGCAAAGACGGTTTTGAGTAAGAACCACAGCAGTGAGTGGGCACTATCCGACACCCAGGACAGGGTTCTCGCTCGTTTCTAG
- a CDS encoding tryptophan-rich basic nuclear protein (Protein get1), with translation MLSLIWTIFFLHVAIYVVNTAGASTIDSLLWLLYLKLPTSTSKNAREQSRLKREALELKRDMNNTSSQDEFAKWAKLRRRHDKTMDEYEQLNKTLTAQKSSFDWSVKIARWLSTNGLKIFLQFWYSKTPVFALPEAWIPYYVQWILSFPRAPMGSVSVHVWNSVCATAVSVTAEMVTSMFLQTARPTPVATAQKTQ, from the exons ATGCTATCCTTGATCTGGACgatcttttttcttcatgTTGCCATTTATGTGGTGAATACTGCTGGCGCAAGCACGATTGACAGCCTG CTATGGCTCCTCTACCTGAAATTACCCACATCAACTTCGAAGAATGCGCGGGAACAGAGCCGGTTGAAGCGCGAAGCCCTCGAGCTGAAACGAGACATGAACAACACCAGCTCTCAGGATGAATTCGCAAAGTGGGCTAAGCTTAGGCGTCGACATGATAAAACCATGGATGAATACGAACAGCTGA ATAAAACTCTCACGGCACAGAAGAGCTCCTTCGATTGGAGCGTCAAGATCGCCCGGTGGCTTAGCACGAACGGGTTGAAAATCTTCCTTCAATTCTGGTACTCGAAGACGCCCGTTTTTGCGTTACCTGAAGCGTGGATCCCTTACTACGTGCAATGGATTCTGTCATTCCCCCGAGCTCCTATGGGATCGGTGAGCGTTCATGTTTGGAACAGCGTGTGCGCGACGGCGGTTTCGGTTACGGCGGAGATGGTCACTTCGATGTTTCTGCAAACAGCACGACCTACTCCGGTTGCTACGGCTCAAAAGACGCAATGA
- a CDS encoding TPR repeat protein, which produces MDLAGVGKSHVAIEFAYRFTTEHPEESVFWVHASSIDRFKQGYCDLLDACGVFPEVDNRDSDRPMRVRECLEKQHHEWLLITDNADEASLLTSEGSIKGGKLGTATQAHKHQSILDYLPDCPHGSIIITTRDRVTGVRFTKSCAQNLIEVVSMTEAESASLIKSTATEQCPEDSEVDELAELLEHLPLAIVQAMSFIQENALTVGEYIELYNDSDETRMDLLCEPFETLGRDTEVSNALATTLMVSINHIKERDTKVIGVLSLPAFLDHSHMPKSLLQKQLKKALDLVKTLGTLKTLSLITPSRDKDSFSLHRLMQLVLRKWLIIKDDFEEKAIQAMDILLERSLSTLRFIPELHGEGLKKRRLYLQEGIAYCLWSQGRCNEAEELDILILEEKKQYFGRDHPETLESMASLASTYQNQGRWSEAEALDMYIVETRKKLLGPRHNLTLTSMANLASAYEYLGRLQEAETLRVEVLEERKSNFGEEHDSTIGAMASLGALYLDLGKMESAEVLIRRSWSWRKNYGSGHQVTWLSAGTMAQLYRAQGEFQKAEDLSIETIRTIESALGPNHSLAGKQDSVPYDMLARKDRLATIYWNKGLVRESEILERELFKESIQKLGQRHSLTLKCKYSVAVILNRHGREAEAIQLLVETTNNEEVLGPFHENTLTSIGTLSEWCGADKAISMLLEAQEARDKYSHVTVAWESIVNLLQQMELGSCESEYLLCKGQSSEPNLSGTQYQQKKESDAEIMRRKQANADAAKAGSDKKK; this is translated from the exons ATGGACTTGGCGGGTGTTGG CAAGTCACATGTAGCTATCGAATTTGCCTACCGATTTACTACAGAGCACCCCGAGGAATCTGTATTTTGGGTCCACGCCAGCAGTATCGACCGATTTAAACAAGGATACTGTGATCTTCTTGACGCATGTGGCGTTTTTCCTGAAGTAGATAATCGAGATTCTGACAGACCGATGCGTGTGAGAGAGTGTCTAGAGAAGCAGCATCATGAGTGGCTACTCATTACCGATAATGCGGACGAAGCCTCGTTGCTCACTTCAGAGGGCAGTATCAAAGGAGGCAAGTTAGGAACAGCAACGCAAGCACATAAGCATCAGTCAATCTTGGATTACCTCCCTGATTGCCCCCATGGCTCAATTATCATCACAACTCGAGATCGTGTGACAGGAGTTAGATTCACCAAAAGTTGCGCGCAAAATCTTATTGAGGTCGTCTCTATGACGGAGGCAGAGTCAGCATCCCTTATCAAGTCTACTGCGACTGAACAGTGTCCTGAGGACTCCGAAGTAGACGAACTTGCTGAATTACTAGAGCATCTGCCGCTTGCTATAGTACAAGCTATGTCTTTCATACAGGAGAACGCACTAACGGTGGGTGAATATATCGAGTTATACAATGACAGCGACGAAACTCGGATGGATTTACTATGCGAACCATTTGAAACTTTAGGGAGGGATACGGAGGTCTCAAATGCCCTTGCTACGACGTTAATGGTCTCCATCAACCACATTAAAGAGCGAGACACCAAAGTCATTGGGGTCTTATCGCTGCCTGCTTTCCTTGACCACTCTCATATGCCTAAGAGTTTACTTCAAAAACAATTAAAGAAGGCACTGGATCTCGTCAAGACCCTAGGCACATTGAAGACACTCTCCCTTATAACCCCTAGCAGGGACAAAGACAGCTTTTCGTTGCATCGGTTGATGCAACTAGTGTTACGTAAATGGCTGATAATCAAGGACGACTTTGAGGAGAAGGCCATTCAGGCTATGGATATCTTGCTGGAGCGTTCCCTG TCAACCCTCAGGTTTATTCCAGAACTGCATGGAGAgggcttgaagaagaggaggttgTATCTTCAAGAAGGTATAGCTTATTGCCTGTGGTCACAGGGCCGCTGTAATGAGGCCGAGGAACTAGATATTCTGATattggaggagaaaaagcagTACTTTGGTAGGGATCATCCAGAGACCTTGGAGAGTATGGCTAGCCTGGCATCGACATATCAAAACCAGGGAAGGTGGTCGGAGGCAGAAGCATTGGATATGTATATTGTcgaaacaaggaaaaagctGCTGGGGCCACGCCACAATCTTACTTTGACTAGTATGGCAAACCTAGCCTCGGCCTATGAGTACCTTGGCCGACTCCAAGAGGCAGAGACTCTGAGAGTGGAAGTTttagaagagagaaagtccAACTTTGGGGAGGAACATGACAGCACGATCGGCGCTATGGCTAGCCTAGGGGCTCTCTACCTTGACCTAGGGAAAATGGAAAGCGCAGAGGTTCTGATACGACGTTCCTGGAGTTGGAGAAAAAATTATGGCTCGGGGCACCAAGTAACTTGGCTGAGCGCTGGCACCATGGCTCAGTTGTATAGAGCTCAAGGAGAATTCCAAAAAGCAGAAGACTTGAGCATCGAAACTATTCGGACAATCGAGAGCGCTCTAGGGCCGAATCATTCCCT AGCTGGAAAACAGGATTCGGTCCCATATGATATGCTGGCCAGAAAAGATAGACTGGCAACGATATATTGGAACAAGGGACTCGTGAGAGAGTCCGAAATTCTCGAGAGGGAACTGTTCAAAGAAAGCATTCAAAAGCTAGGTCAGCGCCATTCTCTCACATTGAAATGCAAATACTCTGTGGCAGTAATCCTAAACCGTCATGGCCGAGAAGCAGAGGCAATCCAGTTGTTGGTCGAGACGACGAATAACGAGGAAGTACTTGGGCCTTTCCACGAGAACACTCTGACATCTATCGGGACACTGTCGGAATGGTGTGGCGCAGACAAGGCTATAAGCATGCTTCTAGAAGCTCAGGAAGCCCGGGATAAATATTCGCACGTCACAGTGGCCTGGGAGTCTATCGTGAACCTCCTTCAACAGATGGAATTGG ggTCATGCGAATCGGAATATCTCCTCTGTAAAGGCCAATCCTCCGAGCCAAA TTTGTCCGGGACGCAGTACCAGCAGAAAAAGGAGTCGGATGCCGAGATCATGCGAAGGAAACAAGCAAATG CCGACGCAGCGAAAGCCGGATCcgataaaaagaaatga
- a CDS encoding protein transporter of the TRAM superfamily (longevity-assurance protein, putative), with the protein MTKEAPSQSVTELNACVSTGHRPAVKETTFREWVVDNQIGISLTILSMLLAVHHLYPSLRPYTAPFFQLSYYQASQGVYVQGWDDIYFVASSAIAFTAIRAIVIDWVLRPIAMHTGLKRKASVRFAEQGWMWLYYAFFWTFGMYIWSNSNHWMNFAAIWDEWPARGVSGSLKWYLLAQLSFWIQQIFVINIEERRKDHYQMFTHHIITSTLLTSAYIYGFYNVSNVVLCLMDIVDLLLPTAKILKYFGYELACNVAFGVFMLTWLITRHIMYPLLCWSIFKEVPARMSYGCYSGTTAEMISNDGYPDQLAHLFYPFLNIDGPICMNRTIKWIFLSLLLFLQVLSIIWFAMVIRVAVGVLRTGNAEDSRSDDEEEEEMEMRISSKDGPNGSAAGSDGTTADWRRLNGSSTVRPRARGRVRLGEQSDRKALLGRIGCDKPT; encoded by the exons ATGACCAAAGAAGCGCCGTCGCAGTCGGTCACAGAGCTCAATGCCTGTGTTTCCACGGGCCACCGCCCTGCCGTGAAAGAAACCACGTTCCGAGAATGGGTAGTTGACAATCAAATCG GAATTTCATTGACAATCCTTTCTATGCTATTGGCCGTGCACCATCTCTACCCTTCTCTAAGACCTTATACCGCTCCGTTCTTCCAACTATCCTACTATCAAGCTTCTCAAGGCGTTTACGTTCAGGGATGGGATGATATTTACTTTGTCGCTAGTTCCGCGATCGCCTTTACGGCCATCCGGGCCATTGTAATTGACTGGGTTCTTCGACCAATTGCGATGCATACAGGACTGAAACGGAAAGCTTCAGTTCGGTTTGCCGAACAAGGCTGGATGTGGCTGTACTACGCGTTCTTCTGGACTTTCGGCATG TACATTTGGTCGAACTCCAATCACTGGATGAATTTTGCCGCCATCTGGGATGAGTGGCCTGCTCGCGGCGTCTCAGGCTCGCTCAAATGGTATCTCCTGGCACAGCTTTCATTCTGGATACAGCAGATTTTCGTCATCAACATCGAGGAGCGGAGAAAAGACCACTATCAAATGTTTACCCATCACATCATCACCAGCACTCTCTTAACCTCCGCCTATATATACGGATTCTACAATGTCTCTAATGTGGTTTTGTGTCTGATGGATATCGTGGATCTCTTGTTGCCA ACCGCAAAAATATTGAAGTACTTTGGTTACGAGCTGGCGTGCAACGTTGCCTTCGGTGTTTTCATGCTCACGTGGCTGATCACACGTCATATAATGTACCCTCTGCTGTGCTGGTCCATCTTTAAGGAGGTTCCCGCGAGGATGTCGTACGGCTGTTATTCCGGAACAACCGCCGAAATGATCTCGAACGATGGGTACCCCGATCAACTGGCCCATCTTTTCTACCCATTCCTGAACATCGATGGTCCTATCTGCATGAATCGCACCATCAAGTGGATCTTCCTATCCCTCCTGCTATTCCTTCAGGTGTTGTCCATCATCTGGTTCGCGATGGTCATCCGCGTTGCGGTTGGTGTTCTCCGTACTGGAAATGCAGAGGACTCGCgcagtgatgatgaggaagaagaagagatggagatgagaaTCTCGAGCAAGGATGGCCCTAATGGAAGTGCGGCAGGTTCTGATGGCACCACTGCCGACTGGCGCCGATTGAACGGATCATCTACCGTACGCCCTCGCGCACGTGGGCGGGTTCGACTCGGTGAGCAGAGCGATCGCAAGGCACTACTAGGCAGAATCGGATGCGACAAGCCAACCTAG
- a CDS encoding putative mating-type switch/DNA repair protein Swi10/Rad10 (unnamed protein product) yields MVNEYGESTGVDSPSNVEGSATPRSEASASRRTPAGLVPSKIQQPKPQALPSRSTPSAILVSTRQKGNPILNHIKLLPWEYADIPADYVVGATTCALFLSLKYHRLHPEYIYSRIRLLAGKYLLRILLIMVDIPNHEDSLKELSKTSIINNLTLTLCWSAPEAAHYLELFKSSENSQPTAIRTQQAQSYKESLVEFVTAPRSINKSDAASLISTFGSLQNAINAQPEQISAVPGWGEKKVRQWCNAVREDFRVEASKKIAAPAKDLNSQKNNEPTSRNTEMSTSMNAHDEDEEAILAAESEVAHVVSQGSLVERVHPDKAAQQEGMSDGILAALAKLRESSG; encoded by the coding sequence ATGGTCAATGAGTACGGCGAAAGTACGGGGGTAGACTCTCCTTCAAATGTAGAAGGAAGTGCTACGCCCAGATCTGAGGCTTCTGCATCCAGACGAACACCAGCAGGGCTGGTGCCTTCAAAAATCCAGCAGCCAAAGCCGCAGGCCCTCCCAAGCAGAAGCACCCCTTCAGCTATCCTTGTTTCGACGAGACAAAAGGGCAACCCAATATTGAATCATATCAAACTTCTGCCCTGGGAATATGCCGATATCCCGGCTGATTACGTGGTTGGGGCGACTACTTGTGCTCTCTTCCTATCATTGAAATATCACCGCTTACATCCTGAATACATCTATTCTCGAATCCGACTCCTCGCAGGGAAGTATCTGCTTCGTATTCTCTTGATTATGGTAGACATCCCAAACCATGAAGACAGTTTAAAGGAGCTATCCAAGACCtcaatcatcaacaacctcaccCTGACCCTTTGTTGGTCCGCTCCTGAAGCTGCGCactatttagaattattcAAGTCCTCCGAAAACTCCCAACCGACTGCAATCCGCACCCAGCAAGCGCAGTCGTATAAGGAGTCACTTGTTGAGTTTGTAACGGCTCCCAGAAGCATAAATAAGTCCGATGCGGCGAGTCTCATCTCCACATTTGGAAGTCTGCAAAATGCTATCAACGCGCAGCCAGAACAGATCAGCGCTGTACCCGGCTGGGGTGAGAAGAAAGTTCGGCAGTGGTGTAATGCGGTGAGAGAAGACTTTAGGGTGGAGGCATCGAAGAAAATAGCGGCACCTGCAAAAGACTTAAATAGTCAAAAGAACAACGAACCTACGAGTCGAAACACCGAAATGTCAACTTCAATGAATGCacatgatgaggatgaagaggcaATACTAGCAGCAGAATCAGAAGTCGCGCATGTGGTGTCTCAGGGCAGCCTCGTTGAACGTGTCCATCCGGACAAAGCTGCTCAGCAGGAAGGAATGAGTGATGGTATATTGGCAGCTTTGGCAAAACTTAGAGAAAGCAGTGGATAA
- a CDS encoding putative ribosome biogenesis codes for MAVRDETSHKTLPEGRGNSEEVEAAMDTAKNDTVQEESVSDKPRRTLFVRSLPASVTTEKLVEYFSQSYVIKHALVVNDSETKQSKGYGFVTFADVDDAKAALDEFNGSVFDGKKIKVDYAQPRHRTVDENAGKSVPSSAALEAKKQREQERAATQPPKLIVRNLPWSIKEPDDLAVHFRSFGKIKYVNLPKKGNKLAGFGFVVLRGKKNAEKALEAVNGKEVDGRTLAVDWAVDKAVWENIQQDSQEQGNGEEEESSDAEMADDAEAESGVDDDGDLPEDEDMDEIAQSDEDEDEEEEEEEEEEEEEKEDERTAATVFIRNLPFTCTDETLYEHFTQFGPLRYARIVVDPETERPRGTGFVCFWKVEDAAACVRDAPKQQDTIAPEKEKAKKGSIAFKHSVLQNENADPTGRYTLDGRVLQVSRAVSKSRATQLAEEGVSRRLVRDTDKRRLYLLSEGTIPSDSPLYKKLSPSEIKMREDSFKQRQSFIKKNPTLHLSLTRLSVRNVPRHVTSKDLKQLARQAVVGFAQDVSAGLRQPLSRDELQRASEEMKEAEQLRKKKGLGVVRQAKIVFEGRDGSKVEENSGAGRSRGYGFVEYFTHRHALMGLRWLNCHAVEAPATGSEDAKDKKKRLIVEFALENANVVKRRQEQQEKMRNFKKGGQKNEDSSKNGGSQNKTPPKGNKRKRSESNGDQGQGGADTEEQNKIAKRNRIIAKKRMQRRTRKGKA; via the coding sequence ATGGCTGTAAGGGACGAAACTAGCCATAAAACCCTCCCGGAAGGTAGAGGGAATTCTGAGGAGGTGGAAGCTGCTATGGATACTGCGAAAAATGACACAGTCCAGGAAGAATCGGTCTCCGACAAGCCTAGAAGAACTTTGTTCGTTCGATCTCTGCCCGCCTCTGTGACGACCGAGAAGTTGGTGGAATATTTTTCGCAGTCCTACGTTATCAAACACGCTTTGGTCGTCAATGATTCCGAGACAAAGCAGTCTAAGGGATATGGTTTTGTGACGTTTGCTGATGTTGACGATGCGAAAGCCGCTCTGGACGAATTTAATGGATCCGTTTTCGATGGGAAAAAGATTAAAGTCGACTACGCCCAGCCTCGTCACCGTACAGTCGATGAGAATGCGGGGAAGAGTGTACCATCATCCGCAGCGCTTGAGGCTAAAAAACAGAGAGAGCAAGAGAGAGCTGCCACTCAGCCGCCCAAACTGATTGTTCGCAACTTGCCTTGGAGTATCAAGGAACCAGATGACCTTGCGGTCCACTTCAGAAGTTTCGGGAAAATTAAATATGTTAATCTCCCAAAGAAGGGGAACAAACTTGCAGGATTTGGTTTTGTGGTACtgagaggaaagaagaacgcCGAGAAGGCACTGGAAGCTGTCAATGGAAAGGAGGTGGATGGGAGAACTTTGGCTGTTGATTGGGCCGTGGACAAGGCTGTCTGGGAGAATATACAGCAGGATAGCCAAGAGCAGGGAaatggagaggaagaagagtcaAGCGACGCTGAGATGGCAGATGACGCCGAGGCCGAATcaggtgttgatgatgatggagacctccccgaagatgaagatatggaTGAAATCGCTCAGagtgacgaagatgaagacgaagaggaggaagaggaggaagaggaggaagaggaagagaaagaggatgaaagGACGGCCGCCACCGTCTTTATTCGGAACCTACCATTCACCTGTACAGATGAGACGCTCTACGAACATTTTACTCAGTTCGGACCCTTGCGTTATGCACGTATCGTTGTCGACCCGGAAACCGAACGCCCTCGTGGTACAGGCTTCGTTTGCTTCTGGAAGGTTGAGGATGCAGCGGCGTGTGTGCGTGACGctccaaaacaacaagataCTATTGCCccagagaaggaaaaggccaagaagggcTCCATTGCATTCAAACATTCCGTCCTTCAGAACGAGAACGCCGATCCAACTGGGCGTTATACCTTGGACGGCCGGGTGCTGCAGGTTTCCCGTGCTGTGAGTAAGTCACGAGCTACGCAACTCGCAGAGGAAGGTGTCTCACGGCGCCTTGTTCGTGATACTGACAAGCGTCGTCTGTATCTCCTGTCTGAGGGAACTATCCCCTCAGACTCCCCTCTGTACAAGAAGCTCTCACCATCTGAGATTAAAATGAGAGAGGATAGCTTTAAACAGCGACAAAGTTTtatcaagaagaacccaACGCTTCATCTTAGTTTGACGCGACTGTCCGTTCGAAACGTGCCCCGCCATGTCACATCGAAGGATCTAAAGCAACTCGCTCGACAAGCCGTTGTTGGTTTCGCCCAGGATGTCTCGGCTGGCTTGCGCCAGCCCTTGTCCAGGGATGAGCTACAGCGTGCTTCGGAAGAGATGAAGGAAGCCGAGCAGctcagaaagaagaaaggtcTTGGGGTTGTGAGACAAGCCAAGATCGTTTTCGAAGGACGGGATGGAAGTAAGGTCGAGGAGAACAGTGGCGCCGGAAGAAGCCGGGGTTATGGTTTCGTCGAGTATTTCACCCACCGGCATGCGTTGATGGGACTCAGGTGGCTCAACTGCCATGCCGTCGAAGCCCCCGCAACCGGCTCCGAAGATGCTaaggacaagaagaaacGACTCATTGTTGAATTCGCTCTTGAGAACGCGAATGTTGTCAAACGCCGCCAagagcaacaagaaaagatgCGCAATTTCAAGAAAGGAGGTCAGAAAAATGAGGACTCTTCTAAGAATGGCGGCTCCCAGAACAAAACACCACCGAAGGGCAATAAACGAAAGCGCTCCGAGAGCAACGGCGATCAAGGGCAGGGTGGAGCAGATACGGAAGAGCAGAACAAGATCGCCAAACGCAATCGTATCatcgcaaagaaaagaatgcaGCGGAGGACTCGGAAGGGAAAGGCGTAG
- a CDS encoding putative progesterone binding protein (unnamed protein product), which translates to MSERFAPKVPVQLEDPKDDPITVEELSKCDGTDPNRPTWVAIKGIVFDVSKNPAYGPNGSYRVFAGKDSSRALACSSLKPEDCRPKWDDLEDKEKTVLDEWFTFFSKRYNIVGKVKDATNY; encoded by the exons ATGTCTGAACGCTTCGCGCCCAAGGTACCTGTTCAACTCGAAGACCCCAAGGATGATCCGATCACCGTGGAGGAATTGTCAAAGTGCGACG GTACGGATCCCAACCGTCCGACTTGGGTAGCCATCAAGGGTATCGTTTTCGACGTATCCAAAAACCCAGCTTATGGCCCGAATGGTTCGTATCGTG TCTTTGCAGGAAAGGATTCTTCCCGAGCCCTGGCCTGCTCATCTCTGAAACCGGAGGACTGTAGACCTAAGTGGGACGATCTCGAAGATAAGGAAAAGACGGTTTTAGATGAGTGGTTCACGTTCTTCAGCAAAAGGTATAATATTGTTGGAAAGGTGAAAGACGCTACAAACTATTGA